From one Coffea eugenioides isolate CCC68of chromosome 11, Ceug_1.0, whole genome shotgun sequence genomic stretch:
- the LOC113751485 gene encoding uncharacterized protein LOC113751485, whose translation MRLQTAADALRCKTFPMFLKGKARLWFQGLAPGSIRGFTELARKFAAQFVTSKTYSKNAAHLMAVKQKPDESLKNFMTRFNTESLQIRDKDENVVMAAFMNGLRVEELYYKLVEQPPKNLGELLTRAHAAANAEEAGRLKRESDRELGERKGRLNPPETKDGQARKNVFDRLCKDRAPAPPPLPEKGYTP comes from the coding sequence ATGCGTCTACAAACCGCCGCGGATGCCCTCCGCTGCAAAACCTTCCCCATGTTTCTTAAGGGTAAGGCACGGCTCTGGTTCCAGGGCCTGGCACCGGGGTCTATCCGGGGTTTCACCGAGCTGGCCAGAAAGTTCGCTGCCCAGTTCGTCACCTCGAAGACTTATTCGAAAAATGCGGCCCACCTGATGGCCGTCAAGCAGAAGCCGGACGAGTCCCTAAAGAATTTTATGACGCGCTTCAACACAGAAAGCCTGCAGATTAGGGATAAGGATGAAAATGTGGTCATGGCTGCCTTCATGAACGGGCTAAGGGTAGAGGAGCTCTACTACAAGCTTGTCGAACAGCCCCCCAAGAATCTGGGAGAGCTCCTGACCCGGGCTCACGCTGCTGCTAACGCAGAGGAGGCCGGCCGCCTGAAACGAGAATCAGATCGTGAGCTCGGGGAACGGAAAGGGCGGCTAAACCCCCCTGAAACCAAGGACGGCCAAGCCAGGAAGAACGTCTTCGATCGCCTCTGTAAGGATAGGGCCCCCGCTCCACCGCCGCTCCCTGAAAAAGGGTACACCCCCTAA